Part of the Desulfolutivibrio sulfoxidireducens genome is shown below.
CGGAACGGGGCTCTTGCGGTTGCGCGAAACCCAGGGTCTTTCCGGGGAAATCCCGTGGCTCGGGGACTACGAGTTCACTGGCCGCACCCGGTTTCTGCTCACGGCCGAGATCAGTTCCATCTACAAGCGCGGCGGAAAGGTCCGCAAGGTCCACAACATCCTTTTCGTCCCAAACGTCGAGGCCGCGCGCAAGCTCAACACGAAACTGGCCCGGGTGGGCAACCTGGAGTCCGACGGCCGGCCCATCCTGGGGCTCGACAGCCGCACCCTCCTGGAGATGGTCCTCGAAACCGATCCCCTGGCCTTTCTGGTCCCGGCCCATGTGTGGACCCCGTGGTTCTCGCTTTTCGGGTCCAAGTCCGGCTTCGACTCCATCGAGGAATGTTTCGGGGACCTGTCCCGGGAGGTCTTTGCCCTGGAGACCGGGCTGTCCTCGGACCCGGAGATGAACCGGCTGCTCTCGGCCCTGGACCGTTTCCGGATGATCTCCAACTCCGACGCCCACTCCGGTGAGAAACTCGGCCGGGAATGCAACATCATAAGCGGCGACCCCTCCTACGAGGGCATCTACCGGGCGCTTCGCGGCGAGGGGGTGGGACCGAAATTCCTGGGCACGGTGGAATTTTTCCCCGAGGAGGGCAAATACCACCTGGATGGGCACCGGGGATGCGGTGTGGTCATGGAGCCCATGGAAACCAAGTCCCGGGGGGGGCTGTGCCCTGTGTGCGGCAAGCCCCTGACGCTTGGAGTGCTGCACCGGGTGCTGGATCTGGCCGACCGCCAGGTCCCGGTGACGCCCGAGGGCATGCCGGGATTCACCTCGCTTATCCCCCTGCCCGAGATCGTCGGGGAGATCCTCGATGCGGGTCCGGCCACGGGCAAGGTCCGGGAGACCCTGGCCCGGCTGCGCCGGGCCTTCGGACCGGAACTCTCCATCCTGCGCCATGTCCCGGCGGACGCCCTGGCGAAGTTCCTGCCGCCGCTTGGCGAGGCCGTGGCCCGCATGCGCCGGGGGCAGGTGCTGCGCGAGCCGGGTTTCGACGGCCAGTACGGCCGGATCAAGGTCTTTTCCGCCGAGGAGCGCCGCGACCTCTTTGGCGGCGGCCGGATCCTGCCCGGGACCGCCGCCCGGGCCGGGAAAAAGGCGGCGGCGGGCCGCGCTCCCGCCCGGAAGGCCGATCAGCCCGGTTCCTCGCCGGCCCCTTCTTCCGGCGAGGACCCCGATCCCGGCCGGTTCGCGCCCGGGGCGGCCACGCCCCTGGACCTCAACGAGGGGCAGCTCGCGGCCATTTCCGAGGCCAGCCGCCACGTGCTGGTCCTGGCCGGGCCGGGCACGGGCAAGACCCACACCCTGACGGCCAAGCTGGCGGGACTCCTGGGTCTTGCGAACATCCCGGTCAAAAACGGGCCATCCGCGCCCGACATGCCCCCGGCCCCGCCGTCCGGCCCGGTCCCGCCCGAGGCCATCCTGGCCGTGACCTTCACCCGCCGGGCGGCCCAGGAGATGCGCGAGCGGCTGGCGGCCCTGGCCGGGCAAAGCGACCCGGAAAAAGACCCCCGGCTGCCGCGCATCGACACCCTGCACGCCGTGGCCTACGCCTTCTGGACCGAGTCCGACGGCCAGGCCCCGGTGCTTCTGTCCGAGGAGGCGGCCAAGAGGCTTTACGCCGAGGTCAATCCGGAATTTCGCGGGGCGCGTCTGGTCGCCGCCTGGCAGGACCTGTCCCGGTCCCGGGAGACCATGACCCCCCTGCCCCTTTTCCCGGGAAGCGGCGAGGCCCGGGCCGCCGAGAACTACGCCCGACAGAAGGCCGGCTGGAATCTGGTGGATTTCACGGATCTTCTGGAATTCTGGCTGGAAAAGATCCGGGTGGGCAGTTTCAAAAATCCCTTCGCCCACATCCTGGTGGACGAGGTCCAGGACCTCTCGCCCCTGCACCTGGAGATCATCGCGGCCCTGGCCCAGGGCACGGACGCGGCGGTCTTCGCCATCGGCGACCCCAACCAGTCCATCTACGGATTTCGCGGCGCCGCCCCGGACATCGCCGGCCGGCTGGCGGCACTATGGCCGGACCTTTCCACGGTGAGCCTCACGGACAACTACCGCTCGGCCGGGCCCATCCTCGACCTGGCCGCCGGGCTTTTCCCGAAGGTCGCCCGGCTTACGCCCAGATGCCCGGGGCGCGGCCAGGACCACGGGGAGCTCCAGCTCTTTCGCGCGCCCACGGCGGCCGGGGAAATCTCCTGGATCGGAGACCGGATACGACGGCTTCTGGGCGGCACCTCCCTGACCCTGGCCCAGGACCTTTCGGCCGAGACCCCAAGCCCCGGGGACGTCGCCGTCCTGGTGCGCATAAAGGCCCTCATGCCGCCCATCCGGCGCAGCCTGGACCGCCTGGGCATCCCCTGCTCGGTGCCCGAGGCCGACGCCTATTTCGCCGAACCGCGCATCAAGGCCCTGCTCGACGCGGCGGCCAGGCTTTTGGGCATGGCCCCGAGCCAGGACGCCGCGCCCCTCACCTGCCCGGACCGCATCCTGGCCAAGGGTCCCCTGGGGCTTTCCGCCTATCTGGGGGACATCCCGCCGTTCGACCGGCTTTTCTGGCAAAGCCCGGCCTTCCGGCAACTG
Proteins encoded:
- a CDS encoding UvrD-helicase domain-containing protein: MDQYLADFHIHSRFSRATSKALTPRHLAAWAEYKGLTVVGTGDFTHPAWLDEIATQTVPDGTGLLRLRETQGLSGEIPWLGDYEFTGRTRFLLTAEISSIYKRGGKVRKVHNILFVPNVEAARKLNTKLARVGNLESDGRPILGLDSRTLLEMVLETDPLAFLVPAHVWTPWFSLFGSKSGFDSIEECFGDLSREVFALETGLSSDPEMNRLLSALDRFRMISNSDAHSGEKLGRECNIISGDPSYEGIYRALRGEGVGPKFLGTVEFFPEEGKYHLDGHRGCGVVMEPMETKSRGGLCPVCGKPLTLGVLHRVLDLADRQVPVTPEGMPGFTSLIPLPEIVGEILDAGPATGKVRETLARLRRAFGPELSILRHVPADALAKFLPPLGEAVARMRRGQVLREPGFDGQYGRIKVFSAEERRDLFGGGRILPGTAARAGKKAAAGRAPARKADQPGSSPAPSSGEDPDPGRFAPGAATPLDLNEGQLAAISEASRHVLVLAGPGTGKTHTLTAKLAGLLGLANIPVKNGPSAPDMPPAPPSGPVPPEAILAVTFTRRAAQEMRERLAALAGQSDPEKDPRLPRIDTLHAVAYAFWTESDGQAPVLLSEEAAKRLYAEVNPEFRGARLVAAWQDLSRSRETMTPLPLFPGSGEARAAENYARQKAGWNLVDFTDLLEFWLEKIRVGSFKNPFAHILVDEVQDLSPLHLEIIAALAQGTDAAVFAIGDPNQSIYGFRGAAPDIAGRLAALWPDLSTVSLTDNYRSAGPILDLAAGLFPKVARLTPRCPGRGQDHGELQLFRAPTAAGEISWIGDRIRRLLGGTSLTLAQDLSAETPSPGDVAVLVRIKALMPPIRRSLDRLGIPCSVPEADAYFAEPRIKALLDAAARLLGMAPSQDAAPLTCPDRILAKGPLGLSAYLGDIPPFDRLFWQSPAFRQLCRGFDEHGGWAGLLSFVNTQSELELVGRAAEKVRIMTLHAAKGLEFAAVFLPALEDGILPYAGTDLLTGNAQAGQTPPDEAEERRLFYVGLTRAKSRLFLSHAAKREFYGRLVMLKPSRFLAELDLSGVKKSALVARKVSQEKQLGLLTP